From the genome of Solanum dulcamara chromosome 12, daSolDulc1.2, whole genome shotgun sequence:
ACCTAATGACTTCCTGATTTAACCATATTACCTATGTTGTTTCATATTTATGTTTCTTATCTGCAGTATCAGACTTTGGCAGCATTATAGATTTCTTAACCTGTTTCATTTCTTGTGCAGGTCATCCTTGGTTGGCTGGTCATCATGATGTGAAGATTCCTTTGGATATGATAGTATATAAGCTTGTAAAAGCTTATGTATATTCTTCTTCTCTTAGAAAAACTGCTTTAAGGGTATGTATATCTGTTCTTGTGGAACTTACTTCTAAGTTCAGCAGTCATATAATTTAGCCAAAAAATTCTAATATTAGCACCTCTGTAAGTAGTGCCATATAGTCGCATAATCTTGGAGCAATATGGCGaatgaaattattttgactTCTAAAGAAGATGTTAGCCCCTAGATTTGTTAGCTGTATGATTTATCGCTTGCTGCTACTGTAACAGGCTCTTGCTAAGACATTGACTATACCACAATTAGCTTATCTTCGTGATCAGTTTACACTATTAGGGTCAAGCAAAAGTGGACTTGTAGCTCTACCAAATTTCAAAATGGTAAGCTCTCTATCCTCAATCATCATTTTTtccagaaaaataaaaagaaactaAAGAGATTGTGCATTTTGTTTCTCAGTATACTGTTTCTaattgagttaaatgatttgGCAGGCTGTGATGAAGAACTCCACTGATGCAATGAAGGATTCAAGGGTTTTTGACTTTGTCAATACGGTAAGCTCAAGAAGCTCCTTAGATTCTATCTTGTTGAATGGTGAACTTCATGCTTACAATTCTAGTGTAGACATATTGAAGCGATGACAAATTTTATTGATTGACTTTTTCATGTCCTGTGCAGGTGAGTTCTCTTCAATATAGAAAATTGGATTTTGAAGAATTCTGTGCTGCTTCGATAAGTGTACATCAGCTTGAGGGAATGGAAAGCTGGGAGCAACATGCTCGTCGTGGCTATGAGTTCTTTGAAAAGGAGGGGAACAGACCTATTATGATAGAGGAACTTGCCTCGGTACACTCTCCTTCCTCCCCCCTTCTCTCATCGTGATGCTAATAGTAGTACTATAAATATGATGGGCAAGTATCTGAATTTTATGTTCATTAATAAGACTTAATTCATAAAGGGTAGAGTAATAACTTCCTACATGCATTATTGTTATTTGCTTATGACATCTTCAATTAAGAAAGAACAAGTCGACATGTACATAGTGGTACAAAATTTACCTTTTGGTGTCAAAGCTATGAATTGTTTTCGACTTCTTAAGTAAATGTTCTATTACAAAGCTTGAGCTTTTCAGAAATAAGTTAGAAGTATGATTTGCCAAGTATGGTGGTGCCACAACGACTAAACTTGCCTAAAATCATTTCTTGAACTTCTTGGTTGACTAGTTTTTGTGATTCTCAGCTTCAAGCTTACTAATTTTCCTATCTGGTTTATTTAAACAGGAGCTCGGGCTTAGTCCTTCTGTCCCTGTTCATGTAGTTCTGCAGGACTGGATTAGACACTCTGATGGGAAGCTCAGTTTCTTGGGATTTGTCCGGCTTCTACATGGAGTTTCTTCGCGCACATTTCAAAAAGCTTAAAGAGTATAACCTATCTTAATGGACTTCCCAATACTTCATCTAGCTTTCAGACTATTCATCACTCGAAGAATCAAAGTCTTGTTGCTTGATCAAATGATCCGTTGAAGGCGGAAACAGCTAGTTTATAACGAAGCTACAGATCCTATCTGAAAATACATGGCATTAGCAGCAGCATATTTGGTGTCTATCTTATTTTGTCATGTAATTCTTGTATTCTTCAAATGTTGGATCACATTCCACTTTAAGAGGATTGTACAGATGAGGATaatcaggaaaaaaaaaatgtaagtaGTTGGTCAGAAAAGACAGATGAAAGCTGAGATGAGTTCTTATGGCTTCTTGGTGTAACCTGTTTAACATTTTGCGTAGCATAATAAATTCTCTTTATTGTGTCTGTAACCTTAGATCCTTAATATATCGTACGCAAAATTTTGCACGAGCAGTGTCGGTCTATTGTCATAATTCTGCTTACATCCTTAACATATTGTACGTAGAGTTTTGCATGAGCAGTGTCGATCTATTGTCACAATTTTGTTTGTTAAGTGGGTTTGGATTTGGAGTATGGTGACTTTATGGCCTCACTTATTGTTCTTCATTGATATATGGTGACTTTATGGCCTCACTTATTGTTCTTCATTGATATCTATACACACTTTGCCTACTATAATGTTCCAAATCTATCTACTTCCATTGCTATTTGTAACAAATTGAGACAGACTGTTTATTTGTTGTCAAACTTATCGAAGAGGAGGATACATTGTCATTCTCTTGGGATCATTATTGAAGATCGTCGATATTTGCTCAAAGTGAATAACATCACTATCACACATATCTTATCACACGTATCGGGAAGGATGCAAATAAATGTGCAATTTTTTTGGTAAAGGAAGGCCATGAACATGCAATAGATGTTTACACTATATCAATGAAGTTAATCCTATCTATTACAAATACATATCATTTGACCATGATTTGGagataaatatatgtataaaagataaatatcttatatttattgatttgatgtaAACACTGATGCAGATTGAATTTTATCGAAGAACCAAATGCTTTTGATCTTTAATCTTTTGTTAGTTTTAAATGAAAAACATGTTGTCTAGCAGTTGGGAGTTTTAAGAATTAGGCAAATGCCCTACCAGCATAATTTACCCATagatgttatgattatgaattattattttccaTAGTAATTAGGAGGGCCACTAATGAGCTGGTTTAAACGGATATTGATTGTTTCCCTTTAATTAATACTCAGTGAAATGATTTAAATGGCCAAAGTTGTATGATCCCATTTTCCTTTTTACAACTCGTTTGCCTATAGTTTCGGTTGTTTGATGTTCGGTATCCACATTAAAGCTTAATTAATTTGAGTACATATCATGTAGAGTCTATTCGAGGAAAGAACTCCCGAACAATGATATTTTCatatccaaaactcaaaatcgAGACCTTTAATTAAGGAAAAAACAACCTCATATGTCGCACCACATTTTTTGGTGTTGTTTGAATGATTGTTACCTATTATATTAGATCATATTGttactttaaaaattatttttttaattgtatgATATTGTCAAATTCATTACTATGTAACAACGGAATTGCCGTTTTGTCATATGATCGATTTTGTGTGagaaacaatacattcaactCAAACATTATATTCATCAAAACAATACCATAcattatgaaaatgttatctaACAACCATCCATCCAAAAAGTTGTTACAAGGGACTAATTTGAACTAAAGCAGAAACATTAAGTACTAAATTGAAACATTTAAAAACTTGAAGGTACCAAAGTGAGTGTTCATCCAGATCTTCTTATTTCCTTGCTTCTACTCTGTAATTCAAGAATCAGAAAAAACATGGCGATCCAAAAAACCCACAAGGGGAAAACAAAAGCAAGATCTCCAACTCTCATACTCACAGTTTCTGTTGCAGCCATAACTTTGTTATACATAGCTTCACCATTGTTTTCCCCAAATGGGTTCTCTTTTTCTACTTCCATTACCTCAAAAAAATCAGTCTTTTCTAAGAATCGTAGACAACATAATGGGCCTCATAAGTATCTTTATTGGGGAAATAGAATTGATTGCCCAGGAAAACATTGTGATACTTGTGCGGGTTTGGGTCATCAAGAATCAAGCCTTAGGTGTGCTCTTGAAGAAGCTATGATTCTTCAGAGGTAAAATTTATGGGTTTCTTGAAATTTCAGTTTTATTTTATCTAGTATGAGGATGATATGAAATGAGCTTCAATGAAAGAAGTGGGATTCATATAGCCGACCCCAAATTGTTTGAGACTGAAgtgaagttgttgttgttgttttgttgcAATATAAGTTGAAAAGTTTGAATCTTTTCTATGTTGAGGTGGGTTTTACTTGCTGGGAATGTTTTTCTCTTGATTGCTAAAAAAAAAGACAAGTTTTTGGTTATATTTTTCCTTTAGCTTGGCTTTACTTATAGTTTGAACATCACATCACATGAATCAAGCATCTGATGATTGAAGCATTTTAAAAGAATTGCTGCTTTTTTGACCTGGGAGTGTGCTAATAGCATTTGTTGATTGAGGCAATTTACAATAATACAGTTTGATGATTGTTGCAATTTGCTATGTGGTTTGTTTTCGAGAGATTCAGTTCTTGTGAACTTCTCTATAATAAGGGTCAGTTTAGTTCCTCTGTTAGAGGGATGCTAAAACTTCAGAATGTTTTGCTAGAACGAAGTCTGCATCTTTTGGATTAGTCAGCTGTTTCAATGAGTGATTTTGATCTTTGGATTAAATTTCACAACAGCAGCAGCTAATACGTTAGGAACTATACTATTCTTCTTTCTTGACAACTGTGGTGTCCTGAGCAGCTtgcgcacctcgactaattccctGGGGCACTTGCTACTTCCCACCAATGCATGTACTGGGTAACTCTAGCCACCAAGGCGTGGACAGACTCTTTGTTAGCTACTATTCTTCTTGTGTTTATGTTGatgaaagaaaatttgatccattCATAGATGGCCATCCTAGGATCGTCTGTGCTAAGCTTATGGGCATAACCGCATAAGACTTGACATGCATGCAGCAATTAGTATTATATTACAGTTGATTTGGATAACCACATATCTCTTTGCACTATTCCATGTTTGTGTTGCTTACAGACACAAGCCAGACATTTGGTTATGGCTAGAAAACAATGCATTTTAAGATGTGTTTTAACAGTCCGAGCATTTTTTCTTCTGaaagatatatttgaagttcTCCTTATCTAATAATAGGCTACTGCCTGTTGCAGAACATTTGTTATGCCTTCGAGGATGTGTATCAATCCGATCCACAACAAGAAAGGGATTCTTCATGGGTCCAGCAGTTCAGCTTCTGAGGAAAGGTGAATTTTCTGTATTAGTGGCATGTTGCAGTTCATTGATTAGGTTGCATCCATTTCTGAGGCAAGGTGGAGTTCATTAAATTGTTGCATCCAACTCTGTGTAAAATGTACGCATGAGAAAATTGATAAAATGTCTtataaattatctaaaattatacgttgatgaatttaataaaacTGCAGAATATACATGTGATAAATCATAGTCGTGCATGGCCCTATTCAGTAATTAGAgtttaaatattattgtttcagttgtgcctaAGCTACAAAGAACTAGACTCTGTCTGCTGATGTGATATGCCTTCGACAAGCATTTGAATGCTACTTTTATCTGTTTCTGGATTACCTGGTAAAATAAATTGCTTAACAATATTAACTAACTGACTTCCTATGTGTCCATCTAATTGTCAGGTGGGCAGATAGTTCTTGTGCTACGGATTCTTTGTATGATCTGGACCTCATCTCTGACACTGTACCTGTAATTTTAGACAATTCTGAAATGTGGCATCATGTCCTGGCAACAAGCATGAAGTTAGGTTCTAGAGGGGTTGCCCACGTTGAAGGAGTTAGCAAGACTGATCTCAAAGAAAAAAGTTTGTACTCAAACATTTTGCTTATCAATCGAACTGCAAGCCCGCTTTCTTGGTAAAcatcctctctctctctcaagtTGCCCCACTTCAAGTGATAAGACACTGTGATGGCCGATGCACGagcttatcttttcttttttctatttttcttttctagtGGAAGGATAGTATCCTCCTAGCATTTGGAACCATCCATCCCATTCCGTCAATGAATTTAATTCCATCGTTTTTCCTGATTGCAAAACCTGTATTTAATCTGTCCGGGAAAACAGAAGAAAATATACTATGCCAGGATTAGTTCACGGCTGCTTAAAAGTCGGATTGGTTTGTTATTTAATTTGGTTTGTATCCTTTATAAACCCGTTTGACGTTAGGTACTCTTTCATGTGCAAACTTTCATTTGCTAGGAGAAAATGGAGCTTGTAGTAGGGGATGATTTGCTTATATTTTTCTGACTTTTAGTATTAGACCTACTTTAGAGTTCTAATAGATTTACTGTTTATATTCATCATGGTAATCATTCAGGTTTGCAGAATGCAAGGATAGAAAAAATCACAGCTCCATTCTTCTGCCATATTCATTTCTTCCTTCAATGGCTGCCGAAAAACTACGATATGCAGCAGAAGAAGTTAGTTAACTGCATGCCCTTTAACTACTTAAATTTACTTTGGCTCTATCATCTATGTGTGAAAATGAAATCCTTTAGCACTGTTTTCTCATAGAAGTAGAACTAGATTGCTGTCACATCTTTGACTTGTTTTCTCTATATGTTGGGTCCACCGGATTGATGATCAAACATCATATCTTGAACCTTTTTTGGTTTTAGAACAACAAATGCATATTATAGTTTTTTTCTCTATTAGCTTCCTTATATAATATGCTTGTAAGTTTTCCTTTGTTGCATGAGTGGCTGTGAAAGTTTACCGCCTTAATAGTTACCATTATCAAAAAAAAGTTTACCGCCGTaatatgttttgatggattctATCATTTTCTATAGATCAAGAAGCTGCTTGGTGATTATGATGCTATGCATGTTCGAAGAGGTGATGTTCTGAAGACAAGGAAGGACAGGTTTGGGGTTGAACGAAGTTTGCACCCTCATTTGGACAGGGATACACGTGCAGAGTTTATTCTATGCAGAATAGCAAAATGGGTCCCACCTGGGCGAACCCTTTTTATTGCTTCTAATGAGAGGACATCAGGTTACTTTTCTCCTCTGGCTGTGAGGTTagtgatctttcaactctttttgaATTTTCCTGTCCTCCACTTGATCTTTGCATGCTATACAAGAGTAATATGCACTGTTTCTTTTGGTTGCTTGAAGCTTTATAACACTTATTTCCTTATGGTCTTCCTAAAACTAATTAGCTTTGGTACACTAGTACCTACAATGTCCACTGTCTTTTCTTTGTAAACATGTAGGTGGCAAGTATGTAAGGACTTCAAAGTTTAATATAATGTTTCTGAGAGACTGTCAGATTTCTATGTGAAAAACTTTGTATCAATTAACTAGATCTTTTCGATTACATCTTCAGCAATAGCCTGATTAAATTGAAGTTGAGGAGAAGAAGAGGCAGACTTGGATCTCGATGTCATAAGGGAGATATGAGAGTGTGGGGTGGATTGGAAAATGGGTTGGAGAAAATCCAATCACTTTTGTACCTGGATCTACTTTATTCCCTTGTCTCGTTTGAGAAATAGAGCATCCAGACCATTTGGATCTGGCTTTCTTGATAGAGGGCAGGGTAGAGTATGGCTGGTAAAAACAATTGGGTCATAGGCTGGTTCTGCTGTGTCATCTGATTTAGGGAATTTGTCTCAGATTAGCATACTTGACCTGGCCTGTATACCTTTACTTAACAACAATGCTTCAGTCCCAAGCAAGTAGGATTCGGCTATAAGAATCGTCACTTCTCATGTTGCTCCATTTAAGCCCGTGTTCAGTTCAGTATTTTATATCTGCTTATAAATCTCTAGCACGCCTATACCTTTACTTAAAAAGGAAACATCTGCTTTACTTGTAAGGACCAGACAAGAGCAAG
Proteins encoded in this window:
- the LOC129877540 gene encoding uncharacterized protein LOC129877540 — encoded protein: MAIQKTHKGKTKARSPTLILTVSVAAITLLYIASPLFSPNGFSFSTSITSKKSVFSKNRRQHNGPHKYLYWGNRIDCPGKHCDTCAGLGHQESSLRCALEEAMILQRTFVMPSRMCINPIHNKKGILHGSSSSASEERWADSSCATDSLYDLDLISDTVPVILDNSEMWHHVLATSMKLGSRGVAHVEGVSKTDLKEKSLYSNILLINRTASPLSWFAECKDRKNHSSILLPYSFLPSMAAEKLRYAAEEIKKLLGDYDAMHVRRGDVLKTRKDRFGVERSLHPHLDRDTRAEFILCRIAKWVPPGRTLFIASNERTSGYFSPLAVRYKLAYSSNYSSILDPLIENNYELFMVERLILMGAKTFIKTMKEDDTDLSLSDDPKKNTKKWEVPVYTRDNEEC